One part of the Anopheles coustani chromosome 2, idAnoCousDA_361_x.2, whole genome shotgun sequence genome encodes these proteins:
- the LOC131263669 gene encoding protein sarah: protein MAQATSARQTSEGGSGSEDPVPTTPTDDENLFINPTDGLPNEHPALPSAYDSDSESNPVADDDLLDDLPTSIIVTNIHSEVFGDDGLKRELEDLFRTFSEQTTFQWLKSFRRLRVNYDSALAAANARIRLHQYPFGKSIINCYLAQPVTPVSNTNLKPPAPVKQFLISPPASPPAGWEPAEEGEPLVNHDLLAALASLTPGESHEIHAQSEHHPGIILHTAAGQLEAAAAAAAAAEGEDEETAGGGKSSSMGSSFEDDDPDKENVIGSNVVRKPRIMQTRCPERKSSA, encoded by the coding sequence ATGGCGCAGGCAACGAGCGCGCGGCAGACTTCGGAGGGTGGTAGCGGAAGCGAAGATCCCGTTCCCACGACCCCGACGGACGATGAGAATCTGTTCATCAATCCGACCGACGGTCTGCCGAACGAACATCCGGCCCTGCCGAGTGCGTACGATTCCGACAGCGAGTCGAACCCGGTGGCGGACGACGACCTGCTGGACGATCTGCCCACCTCGATCATCGTGACCAACATCCACTCGGAGGTGTTTGGCGACGACGGGCTGAAGCGCGAGCTGGAGGACCTCTTCCGGACGTTCTCGGAGCAGACCACCTTCCAGTGGCTGAAGAGTTTCCGCCGGTTGCGCGTCAACTACGACAGCGCGCTGGCGGCCGCGAACGCGCGCATCCGGCTGCACCAGTACCCGTTCGGGAAGTCCATCATCAACTGCTATCTGGCGCAGCCGGTGACGCCGGTTTCGAACACGAACCTCAAACCACCGGCACCGGTCAAGCAGTTCCTCATTTCGCCACCCGCATCCCCGCCGGCCGGTTGGGAGCCGGCGGAGGAGGGCGAACCGCTCGTCAACCATGATCTGCTGGCCGCCTTAGCCAGTCTGACGCCTGGCGAGAGCCACGAAATTCACGCCCAATCGGAGCACCATCCGGGCATCATTTTGCACACTGCCGCCGGTCAGCTCGAGGCGGCCGCGGCCGCGGCAGCGGCTGCCGAAGGTGAAGATGAGGAGACGGCGGGCGGTGGCAAGTCGTCCAGCATGGGTAGCAGCTTTGAGGATGACGATCCGGACAAAGAGAACGTCATTGGCTCGAACGTGGTACGCAAGCCACGGATAATGCAGACGCGCTGTCCGGAGCGAAAGAGTTCCGCCTAG